The following proteins are encoded in a genomic region of Magnolia sinica isolate HGM2019 chromosome 1, MsV1, whole genome shotgun sequence:
- the LOC131240440 gene encoding G-type lectin S-receptor-like serine/threonine-protein kinase At4g27290 isoform X5, which produces MAFHISLPNSLLILTLLFPSCTSIDTIIPSKSIKDGETLISGAGTFELGFFSPGNSTRRYVGIWYKKAPPEKKYVWVANRDDPLTNSSGVLSIGPDGNLAVLIVGWPAFPITNASTVVNSTSATLLDNGNLVLKDNQDRVLWQSFDYPTDTMLPGMKIGLNRKTGMMKVLTSWKSDDDPASGDYVIQLDPRGSPQFFVWKGSDAVWRSGPWNGPGFSGIPLMNRQNVVTYHFTVDDQGIYFSYDLNGPILSRLRLDSSGNLQRWAWQDDTPRWTPFWWAPNDQCDEFEKCGANSCCDVNRAVMCECLQGFKPKMPEAWNLHDWSGGCDRRQGLACGKGDGFKKMENVKLPDTSAARVARVSGLRECRDECLKNCSCTAYASADIEKWGGECLIWYGDLIDLKLYSDDGMDLYVRLAGSELGNAGLRLREGRHDSFSTESEKSSEMPLFNLVDVVIATDHFSQSNKLGEGGFGPVYKGKLRNGQQIAVKRLSRNSGQGVEEFKNEVVLIQQLQHRNLVKILGCCIQGEEKMLIYEYMQNKSLDSFIFDETKAALLDWRKRFDIIIGIARGVLYLHHDSRLRIIHRDLKASNILLDDEMNPKISDFGMARIFSGNQTQGNTNRVVGTYGYMSPEYAIDGLFSVKSDVYSFGVLLLEIISGKRNNGYHNPDSNLMGHAWELWNEGRSLELLDSVITDSCPSGEVLRCIHVGLLCVQENAINRPTMLAVVSMLGNETAIPPPKKPAYSSKRNFFDSDSSTSWAECHSTNGLTITELRVR; this is translated from the exons ATGGCTTTTCACATTTCATTACCAAATTCTCTTCTCATTCTTACCCTCCTCTTCCCATCTTGCACTTCTATTGACACAATCATCCCTTCCAAATCCATCAAAGACGGCGAAACTCTAATCTCCGGCGCCGGTACCTTCGAACTGGGATTCTTCAGTCCCGGCAATTCCACCCGCCGCTACGTCGGAATATGGTACAAGAAAGCCCCGCCGGAGAAGAAATACGTTTGGGTAGCCAACAGAGACGATCCACTCACGAATTCATCCGGCGTTCTATCCATCGGTCCCGATGGAAACCTTGCAGTCTTGATCGTTGGATGGCCAGCTTTTCCGATCACAAACGCTTCGACGGTGGTGAATTCTACAAGTGCAACGCTCCTGGATAACGGAAATCTTGTTTTGAAGGATAATCAGGACAGGGTGTTATGGCAAAGCTTCGATTACCCGACGGATACTATGTTGCCGGGTATGAAAATCGGGTTGAACCGGAAAACGGGTATGATGAAAGTCCTCACGTCGTGGAAATCCGACGATGATCCGGCCAGTGGGGATTACGTTATTCAACTGGATCCACGTGGGTCCCCTCAGTTCTTTGTATGGAAGGGATCGGATGCAGTCTGGCGAAGTGGGCCATGGAACGGTCCAGGATTCAGCGGCATCCCGCTGATGAACCGTCAGAACGTGGTCACTTATCATTTCACAGTCGATGATCAAGGGATCTATTTTTCGTATGATTTGAACGGTCCGATTCTCTCCAGATTGAGATTGGACAGTTCAGGTAATCTCCAGAGGTGGGCATGGCAAGATGATACGCCGCGATGGACACCGTTCTGGTGGGCCCCCAACGATCAGTGCGATGAGTTTGAAAAATGTGGGGCCAATAGCTGCTGCGATGTGAATCGTGCTGTGATGTGTGAGTGCTTGCAAGGGTTCAAACCCAAGATGCCGGAGGCGTGGAATCTGCACGATTGGTCGGGGGGGTGCGATCGACGGCAGGGATTGGCTTGTGGGAAGGGAGATGGGTTTAAGAAAATGGAAAATGTGAAGCTGCCGGATACCTCGGCTGCTCGAGTCGCCCGTGTATCGGGTCTCAGGGAGTGTAGAGATGAGTGCTTGAAGAACTGCTCTTGCACTGCTTATGCAAGCGCTGATATTGAGAAATGGGGAGGTGAGTGTCTGATCTGGTATGGGGATTTGATTGATCTGAAACTGTATTCCGACGATGGGATGGATCTATACGTGCGTTTGGCGGGTTCGGAGCTCG GAAATGCAGGTTTGCGTTTAAGGGAGGGAAGGCACGATAGCTTTTCAACTGAGAGTGAGAAGAGCTCAGAGATGCCATTGTTTAATCTCGTTGATGTGGTGATTGCTACCGATCACTTCTCCCAATCAAATAAGCTTGGAGAAGGTGGCTTTGGTCCTGTTTACAAG GGGAAGCTAAGGAATGGTCAGCAAATAGCAGTGAAAAGATTGTCAAGGAATTCAGGACAAGGAGTAGAAGAATTCAAAAATGAAGTGGTACTTATACAACAGCTGCAACATAGAAATCTGGTTAAAATACTTGGTTGTTGCATTCAAGGAGAAGAAAAGATGTTGATCTACGAATATATGCAAAACAAAAGCCTCGACTCTTTCATCTTcg ATGAGACAAAAGCGGCATTGTTGGATTGGAGGAAGCGCTTTGATATTATCATTGGGATCGCTCGAGGAGTTCTTTATCTCCATCACGATTCTAGGTTGAGAATTATTCACAGAGATTTGAAAGCTAGCAATATTCTTCTCGACGATGAAATGAACCCCAAAATTTCAGATTTCGGCATGGCCAGAATTTTCAGTGGAAATCAGACCCAAGGCAATACAAATAGAGTGGTTGGCACATA TGGTTACATGTCCCCGGAGTACGCCATCGATGGGCTTTTCTCAGTGAAATCAGATGTTTATAGCTTTGGGGTCTTATTACTAGAGATCATTAGTGGAAAACGAAACAACGGTTATCATAATCCAGACTCTAATTTAATGGGCCAT GCATGGGAGCTATGGAATGAAGGTAGGAGTTTAGAGCTATTGGATTCTGTGATCACTGATTCGTGTCCCTCCGGCGAAGTCCTGAGATGCATCCACGTGGGCCTTTTGTGTGTGCAAGAAAATGCAATAAACAGGCCCACCATGTTAGCAGTTGTATCCATGTTAGGCAATGAAACAGCCATTCCTCCACCCAAGAAACCTGCCTATTCAAGTAAGAGGAATTTCTTCGATTCAGATTCATCCACAAGCTGGGCGGAATGTCATTCCACCAATGGATTGACAATTACTGAGCTACGAGTTCGTTAG
- the LOC131240440 gene encoding receptor-like serine/threonine-protein kinase SD1-8 isoform X3 — MAFHISLPNSLLILTLLFPSCTSIDTIIPSKSIKDGETLISGAGTFELGFFSPGNSTRRYVGIWYKKAPPEKKYVWVANRDDPLTNSSGVLSIGPDGNLAVLIVGWPAFPITNASTVVNSTSATLLDNGNLVLKDNQDRVLWQSFDYPTDTMLPGMKIGLNRKTGMMKVLTSWKSDDDPASGDYVIQLDPRGSPQFFVWKGSDAVWRSGPWNGPGFSGIPLMNRQNVVTYHFTVDDQGIYFSYDLNGPILSRLRLDSSGNLQRWAWQDDTPRWTPFWWAPNDQCDEFEKCGANSCCDVNRAVMCECLQGFKPKMPEAWNLHDWSGGCDRRQGLACGKGDGFKKMENVKLPDTSAARVARVSGLRECRDECLKNCSCTAYASADIEKWGGECLIWYGDLIDLKLYSDDGMDLYVRLAGSELADSSPKRKKLVLILVLTVIPGTLLLFWCGYCLYKRKYQKKGLRLREGRHDSFSTESEKSSEMPLFNLVDVVIATDHFSQSNKLGEGGFGPVYKGKLRNGQQIAVKRLSRNSGQGVEEFKNEVVLIQQLQHRNLVKILGCCIQGEEKMLIYEYMQNKSLDSFIFDETKAALLDWRKRFDIIIGIARGVLYLHHDSRLRIIHRDLKASNILLDDEMNPKISDFGMARIFSGNQTQGNTNRVVGTYGYMSPEYAIDGLFSVKSDVYSFGVLLLEIISGKRNNGYHNPDSNLMGHAWELWNEGRSLELLDSVITDSCPSGEVLRCIHVGLLCVQENAINRPTMLAVVSMLGNETAIPPPKKPAYSSKRNFFDSDSSTSWAECHSTNGLTITELRVR, encoded by the exons ATGGCTTTTCACATTTCATTACCAAATTCTCTTCTCATTCTTACCCTCCTCTTCCCATCTTGCACTTCTATTGACACAATCATCCCTTCCAAATCCATCAAAGACGGCGAAACTCTAATCTCCGGCGCCGGTACCTTCGAACTGGGATTCTTCAGTCCCGGCAATTCCACCCGCCGCTACGTCGGAATATGGTACAAGAAAGCCCCGCCGGAGAAGAAATACGTTTGGGTAGCCAACAGAGACGATCCACTCACGAATTCATCCGGCGTTCTATCCATCGGTCCCGATGGAAACCTTGCAGTCTTGATCGTTGGATGGCCAGCTTTTCCGATCACAAACGCTTCGACGGTGGTGAATTCTACAAGTGCAACGCTCCTGGATAACGGAAATCTTGTTTTGAAGGATAATCAGGACAGGGTGTTATGGCAAAGCTTCGATTACCCGACGGATACTATGTTGCCGGGTATGAAAATCGGGTTGAACCGGAAAACGGGTATGATGAAAGTCCTCACGTCGTGGAAATCCGACGATGATCCGGCCAGTGGGGATTACGTTATTCAACTGGATCCACGTGGGTCCCCTCAGTTCTTTGTATGGAAGGGATCGGATGCAGTCTGGCGAAGTGGGCCATGGAACGGTCCAGGATTCAGCGGCATCCCGCTGATGAACCGTCAGAACGTGGTCACTTATCATTTCACAGTCGATGATCAAGGGATCTATTTTTCGTATGATTTGAACGGTCCGATTCTCTCCAGATTGAGATTGGACAGTTCAGGTAATCTCCAGAGGTGGGCATGGCAAGATGATACGCCGCGATGGACACCGTTCTGGTGGGCCCCCAACGATCAGTGCGATGAGTTTGAAAAATGTGGGGCCAATAGCTGCTGCGATGTGAATCGTGCTGTGATGTGTGAGTGCTTGCAAGGGTTCAAACCCAAGATGCCGGAGGCGTGGAATCTGCACGATTGGTCGGGGGGGTGCGATCGACGGCAGGGATTGGCTTGTGGGAAGGGAGATGGGTTTAAGAAAATGGAAAATGTGAAGCTGCCGGATACCTCGGCTGCTCGAGTCGCCCGTGTATCGGGTCTCAGGGAGTGTAGAGATGAGTGCTTGAAGAACTGCTCTTGCACTGCTTATGCAAGCGCTGATATTGAGAAATGGGGAGGTGAGTGTCTGATCTGGTATGGGGATTTGATTGATCTGAAACTGTATTCCGACGATGGGATGGATCTATACGTGCGTTTGGCGGGTTCGGAGCTCG CAGATTCAAGCCCGAAGAGGAAAAAGCTGGTGCTGATACTCGTATTAACGGTCATTCCGGGGACGCTGCTCCTCTTCTGGTGTGGCTATTGCCTCTATAAGAGAAAATATCAAAAGAAAG GTTTGCGTTTAAGGGAGGGAAGGCACGATAGCTTTTCAACTGAGAGTGAGAAGAGCTCAGAGATGCCATTGTTTAATCTCGTTGATGTGGTGATTGCTACCGATCACTTCTCCCAATCAAATAAGCTTGGAGAAGGTGGCTTTGGTCCTGTTTACAAG GGGAAGCTAAGGAATGGTCAGCAAATAGCAGTGAAAAGATTGTCAAGGAATTCAGGACAAGGAGTAGAAGAATTCAAAAATGAAGTGGTACTTATACAACAGCTGCAACATAGAAATCTGGTTAAAATACTTGGTTGTTGCATTCAAGGAGAAGAAAAGATGTTGATCTACGAATATATGCAAAACAAAAGCCTCGACTCTTTCATCTTcg ATGAGACAAAAGCGGCATTGTTGGATTGGAGGAAGCGCTTTGATATTATCATTGGGATCGCTCGAGGAGTTCTTTATCTCCATCACGATTCTAGGTTGAGAATTATTCACAGAGATTTGAAAGCTAGCAATATTCTTCTCGACGATGAAATGAACCCCAAAATTTCAGATTTCGGCATGGCCAGAATTTTCAGTGGAAATCAGACCCAAGGCAATACAAATAGAGTGGTTGGCACATA TGGTTACATGTCCCCGGAGTACGCCATCGATGGGCTTTTCTCAGTGAAATCAGATGTTTATAGCTTTGGGGTCTTATTACTAGAGATCATTAGTGGAAAACGAAACAACGGTTATCATAATCCAGACTCTAATTTAATGGGCCAT GCATGGGAGCTATGGAATGAAGGTAGGAGTTTAGAGCTATTGGATTCTGTGATCACTGATTCGTGTCCCTCCGGCGAAGTCCTGAGATGCATCCACGTGGGCCTTTTGTGTGTGCAAGAAAATGCAATAAACAGGCCCACCATGTTAGCAGTTGTATCCATGTTAGGCAATGAAACAGCCATTCCTCCACCCAAGAAACCTGCCTATTCAAGTAAGAGGAATTTCTTCGATTCAGATTCATCCACAAGCTGGGCGGAATGTCATTCCACCAATGGATTGACAATTACTGAGCTACGAGTTCGTTAG
- the LOC131240440 gene encoding receptor-like serine/threonine-protein kinase SD1-8 isoform X1, whose translation MAFHISLPNSLLILTLLFPSCTSIDTIIPSKSIKDGETLISGAGTFELGFFSPGNSTRRYVGIWYKKAPPEKKYVWVANRDDPLTNSSGVLSIGPDGNLAVLIVGWPAFPITNASTVVNSTSATLLDNGNLVLKDNQDRVLWQSFDYPTDTMLPGMKIGLNRKTGMMKVLTSWKSDDDPASGDYVIQLDPRGSPQFFVWKGSDAVWRSGPWNGPGFSGIPLMNRQNVVTYHFTVDDQGIYFSYDLNGPILSRLRLDSSGNLQRWAWQDDTPRWTPFWWAPNDQCDEFEKCGANSCCDVNRAVMCECLQGFKPKMPEAWNLHDWSGGCDRRQGLACGKGDGFKKMENVKLPDTSAARVARVSGLRECRDECLKNCSCTAYASADIEKWGGECLIWYGDLIDLKLYSDDGMDLYVRLAGSELADSSPKRKKLVLILVLTVIPGTLLLFWCGYCLYKRKYQKKGNAGLRLREGRHDSFSTESEKSSEMPLFNLVDVVIATDHFSQSNKLGEGGFGPVYKGKLRNGQQIAVKRLSRNSGQGVEEFKNEVVLIQQLQHRNLVKILGCCIQGEEKMLIYEYMQNKSLDSFIFDETKAALLDWRKRFDIIIGIARGVLYLHHDSRLRIIHRDLKASNILLDDEMNPKISDFGMARIFSGNQTQGNTNRVVGTYGYMSPEYAIDGLFSVKSDVYSFGVLLLEIISGKRNNGYHNPDSNLMGHAWELWNEGRSLELLDSVITDSCPSGEVLRCIHVGLLCVQENAINRPTMLAVVSMLGNETAIPPPKKPAYSSKRNFFDSDSSTSWAECHSTNGLTITELRVR comes from the exons ATGGCTTTTCACATTTCATTACCAAATTCTCTTCTCATTCTTACCCTCCTCTTCCCATCTTGCACTTCTATTGACACAATCATCCCTTCCAAATCCATCAAAGACGGCGAAACTCTAATCTCCGGCGCCGGTACCTTCGAACTGGGATTCTTCAGTCCCGGCAATTCCACCCGCCGCTACGTCGGAATATGGTACAAGAAAGCCCCGCCGGAGAAGAAATACGTTTGGGTAGCCAACAGAGACGATCCACTCACGAATTCATCCGGCGTTCTATCCATCGGTCCCGATGGAAACCTTGCAGTCTTGATCGTTGGATGGCCAGCTTTTCCGATCACAAACGCTTCGACGGTGGTGAATTCTACAAGTGCAACGCTCCTGGATAACGGAAATCTTGTTTTGAAGGATAATCAGGACAGGGTGTTATGGCAAAGCTTCGATTACCCGACGGATACTATGTTGCCGGGTATGAAAATCGGGTTGAACCGGAAAACGGGTATGATGAAAGTCCTCACGTCGTGGAAATCCGACGATGATCCGGCCAGTGGGGATTACGTTATTCAACTGGATCCACGTGGGTCCCCTCAGTTCTTTGTATGGAAGGGATCGGATGCAGTCTGGCGAAGTGGGCCATGGAACGGTCCAGGATTCAGCGGCATCCCGCTGATGAACCGTCAGAACGTGGTCACTTATCATTTCACAGTCGATGATCAAGGGATCTATTTTTCGTATGATTTGAACGGTCCGATTCTCTCCAGATTGAGATTGGACAGTTCAGGTAATCTCCAGAGGTGGGCATGGCAAGATGATACGCCGCGATGGACACCGTTCTGGTGGGCCCCCAACGATCAGTGCGATGAGTTTGAAAAATGTGGGGCCAATAGCTGCTGCGATGTGAATCGTGCTGTGATGTGTGAGTGCTTGCAAGGGTTCAAACCCAAGATGCCGGAGGCGTGGAATCTGCACGATTGGTCGGGGGGGTGCGATCGACGGCAGGGATTGGCTTGTGGGAAGGGAGATGGGTTTAAGAAAATGGAAAATGTGAAGCTGCCGGATACCTCGGCTGCTCGAGTCGCCCGTGTATCGGGTCTCAGGGAGTGTAGAGATGAGTGCTTGAAGAACTGCTCTTGCACTGCTTATGCAAGCGCTGATATTGAGAAATGGGGAGGTGAGTGTCTGATCTGGTATGGGGATTTGATTGATCTGAAACTGTATTCCGACGATGGGATGGATCTATACGTGCGTTTGGCGGGTTCGGAGCTCG CAGATTCAAGCCCGAAGAGGAAAAAGCTGGTGCTGATACTCGTATTAACGGTCATTCCGGGGACGCTGCTCCTCTTCTGGTGTGGCTATTGCCTCTATAAGAGAAAATATCAAAAGAAAG GAAATGCAGGTTTGCGTTTAAGGGAGGGAAGGCACGATAGCTTTTCAACTGAGAGTGAGAAGAGCTCAGAGATGCCATTGTTTAATCTCGTTGATGTGGTGATTGCTACCGATCACTTCTCCCAATCAAATAAGCTTGGAGAAGGTGGCTTTGGTCCTGTTTACAAG GGGAAGCTAAGGAATGGTCAGCAAATAGCAGTGAAAAGATTGTCAAGGAATTCAGGACAAGGAGTAGAAGAATTCAAAAATGAAGTGGTACTTATACAACAGCTGCAACATAGAAATCTGGTTAAAATACTTGGTTGTTGCATTCAAGGAGAAGAAAAGATGTTGATCTACGAATATATGCAAAACAAAAGCCTCGACTCTTTCATCTTcg ATGAGACAAAAGCGGCATTGTTGGATTGGAGGAAGCGCTTTGATATTATCATTGGGATCGCTCGAGGAGTTCTTTATCTCCATCACGATTCTAGGTTGAGAATTATTCACAGAGATTTGAAAGCTAGCAATATTCTTCTCGACGATGAAATGAACCCCAAAATTTCAGATTTCGGCATGGCCAGAATTTTCAGTGGAAATCAGACCCAAGGCAATACAAATAGAGTGGTTGGCACATA TGGTTACATGTCCCCGGAGTACGCCATCGATGGGCTTTTCTCAGTGAAATCAGATGTTTATAGCTTTGGGGTCTTATTACTAGAGATCATTAGTGGAAAACGAAACAACGGTTATCATAATCCAGACTCTAATTTAATGGGCCAT GCATGGGAGCTATGGAATGAAGGTAGGAGTTTAGAGCTATTGGATTCTGTGATCACTGATTCGTGTCCCTCCGGCGAAGTCCTGAGATGCATCCACGTGGGCCTTTTGTGTGTGCAAGAAAATGCAATAAACAGGCCCACCATGTTAGCAGTTGTATCCATGTTAGGCAATGAAACAGCCATTCCTCCACCCAAGAAACCTGCCTATTCAAGTAAGAGGAATTTCTTCGATTCAGATTCATCCACAAGCTGGGCGGAATGTCATTCCACCAATGGATTGACAATTACTGAGCTACGAGTTCGTTAG
- the LOC131240440 gene encoding receptor-like serine/threonine-protein kinase SD1-8 isoform X4 yields MAFHISLPNSLLILTLLFPSCTSIDTIIPSKSIKDGETLISGAGTFELGFFSPGNSTRRYVGIWYKKAPPEKKYVWVANRDDPLTNSSGVLSIGPDGNLAVLIVGWPAFPITNASTVVNSTSATLLDNGNLVLKDNQDRVLWQSFDYPTDTMLPGMKIGLNRKTGMMKVLTSWKSDDDPASGDYVIQLDPRGSPQFFVWKGSDAVWRSGPWNGPGFSGIPLMNRQNVVTYHFTVDDQGIYFSYDLNGPILSRLRLDSSGNLQRWAWQDDTPRWTPFWWAPNDQCDEFEKCGANSCCDVNRAVMCECLQGFKPKMPEAWNLHDWSGGCDRRQGLACGKGDGFKKMENVKLPDTSAARVARVSGLRECRDECLKNCSCTAYASADIEKWGGECLIWYGDLIDLKLYSDDGMDLYVRLAGSELDSSPKRKKLVLILVLTVIPGTLLLFWCGYCLYKRKYQKKGLRLREGRHDSFSTESEKSSEMPLFNLVDVVIATDHFSQSNKLGEGGFGPVYKGKLRNGQQIAVKRLSRNSGQGVEEFKNEVVLIQQLQHRNLVKILGCCIQGEEKMLIYEYMQNKSLDSFIFDETKAALLDWRKRFDIIIGIARGVLYLHHDSRLRIIHRDLKASNILLDDEMNPKISDFGMARIFSGNQTQGNTNRVVGTYGYMSPEYAIDGLFSVKSDVYSFGVLLLEIISGKRNNGYHNPDSNLMGHAWELWNEGRSLELLDSVITDSCPSGEVLRCIHVGLLCVQENAINRPTMLAVVSMLGNETAIPPPKKPAYSSKRNFFDSDSSTSWAECHSTNGLTITELRVR; encoded by the exons ATGGCTTTTCACATTTCATTACCAAATTCTCTTCTCATTCTTACCCTCCTCTTCCCATCTTGCACTTCTATTGACACAATCATCCCTTCCAAATCCATCAAAGACGGCGAAACTCTAATCTCCGGCGCCGGTACCTTCGAACTGGGATTCTTCAGTCCCGGCAATTCCACCCGCCGCTACGTCGGAATATGGTACAAGAAAGCCCCGCCGGAGAAGAAATACGTTTGGGTAGCCAACAGAGACGATCCACTCACGAATTCATCCGGCGTTCTATCCATCGGTCCCGATGGAAACCTTGCAGTCTTGATCGTTGGATGGCCAGCTTTTCCGATCACAAACGCTTCGACGGTGGTGAATTCTACAAGTGCAACGCTCCTGGATAACGGAAATCTTGTTTTGAAGGATAATCAGGACAGGGTGTTATGGCAAAGCTTCGATTACCCGACGGATACTATGTTGCCGGGTATGAAAATCGGGTTGAACCGGAAAACGGGTATGATGAAAGTCCTCACGTCGTGGAAATCCGACGATGATCCGGCCAGTGGGGATTACGTTATTCAACTGGATCCACGTGGGTCCCCTCAGTTCTTTGTATGGAAGGGATCGGATGCAGTCTGGCGAAGTGGGCCATGGAACGGTCCAGGATTCAGCGGCATCCCGCTGATGAACCGTCAGAACGTGGTCACTTATCATTTCACAGTCGATGATCAAGGGATCTATTTTTCGTATGATTTGAACGGTCCGATTCTCTCCAGATTGAGATTGGACAGTTCAGGTAATCTCCAGAGGTGGGCATGGCAAGATGATACGCCGCGATGGACACCGTTCTGGTGGGCCCCCAACGATCAGTGCGATGAGTTTGAAAAATGTGGGGCCAATAGCTGCTGCGATGTGAATCGTGCTGTGATGTGTGAGTGCTTGCAAGGGTTCAAACCCAAGATGCCGGAGGCGTGGAATCTGCACGATTGGTCGGGGGGGTGCGATCGACGGCAGGGATTGGCTTGTGGGAAGGGAGATGGGTTTAAGAAAATGGAAAATGTGAAGCTGCCGGATACCTCGGCTGCTCGAGTCGCCCGTGTATCGGGTCTCAGGGAGTGTAGAGATGAGTGCTTGAAGAACTGCTCTTGCACTGCTTATGCAAGCGCTGATATTGAGAAATGGGGAGGTGAGTGTCTGATCTGGTATGGGGATTTGATTGATCTGAAACTGTATTCCGACGATGGGATGGATCTATACGTGCGTTTGGCGGGTTCGGAGCTCG ATTCAAGCCCGAAGAGGAAAAAGCTGGTGCTGATACTCGTATTAACGGTCATTCCGGGGACGCTGCTCCTCTTCTGGTGTGGCTATTGCCTCTATAAGAGAAAATATCAAAAGAAAG GTTTGCGTTTAAGGGAGGGAAGGCACGATAGCTTTTCAACTGAGAGTGAGAAGAGCTCAGAGATGCCATTGTTTAATCTCGTTGATGTGGTGATTGCTACCGATCACTTCTCCCAATCAAATAAGCTTGGAGAAGGTGGCTTTGGTCCTGTTTACAAG GGGAAGCTAAGGAATGGTCAGCAAATAGCAGTGAAAAGATTGTCAAGGAATTCAGGACAAGGAGTAGAAGAATTCAAAAATGAAGTGGTACTTATACAACAGCTGCAACATAGAAATCTGGTTAAAATACTTGGTTGTTGCATTCAAGGAGAAGAAAAGATGTTGATCTACGAATATATGCAAAACAAAAGCCTCGACTCTTTCATCTTcg ATGAGACAAAAGCGGCATTGTTGGATTGGAGGAAGCGCTTTGATATTATCATTGGGATCGCTCGAGGAGTTCTTTATCTCCATCACGATTCTAGGTTGAGAATTATTCACAGAGATTTGAAAGCTAGCAATATTCTTCTCGACGATGAAATGAACCCCAAAATTTCAGATTTCGGCATGGCCAGAATTTTCAGTGGAAATCAGACCCAAGGCAATACAAATAGAGTGGTTGGCACATA TGGTTACATGTCCCCGGAGTACGCCATCGATGGGCTTTTCTCAGTGAAATCAGATGTTTATAGCTTTGGGGTCTTATTACTAGAGATCATTAGTGGAAAACGAAACAACGGTTATCATAATCCAGACTCTAATTTAATGGGCCAT GCATGGGAGCTATGGAATGAAGGTAGGAGTTTAGAGCTATTGGATTCTGTGATCACTGATTCGTGTCCCTCCGGCGAAGTCCTGAGATGCATCCACGTGGGCCTTTTGTGTGTGCAAGAAAATGCAATAAACAGGCCCACCATGTTAGCAGTTGTATCCATGTTAGGCAATGAAACAGCCATTCCTCCACCCAAGAAACCTGCCTATTCAAGTAAGAGGAATTTCTTCGATTCAGATTCATCCACAAGCTGGGCGGAATGTCATTCCACCAATGGATTGACAATTACTGAGCTACGAGTTCGTTAG